A DNA window from Ranitomeya imitator isolate aRanImi1 chromosome 2, aRanImi1.pri, whole genome shotgun sequence contains the following coding sequences:
- the POLR2I gene encoding DNA-directed RNA polymerase II subunit RPB9: protein MLPVLPEHGMEADGTYEQGFVGIRFCQECNNMLYPKEDKENRILLYACRNCDYQQEADNSCIYVNKITHEVDELTQIIADVSQDPTLPRTEDHPCAKCGHKEAVFFQSHSARAEDAMRLYYVCTAPHCGHRWTE, encoded by the exons ATGTTACCAGTTCTTCCGGAGCACGGGATGGAGGCGGACGGGACTTACGAGCAAGGGTTCGTCGGGATCCGGTTCTGTCAAGAATG CAACAACATGTTATATCCTAAAGAAGACAAAGAGAATCGTATCCTCCTTTATGCG TGTCGAAACTGTGACTACCAGCAAGAGGCAGATAACAGCTGTATATATGTGAATAAGATCACGCACGAAGTGGA TGAGCTGACTCAGATCATTGCAGATGTGTCTCAAGACCCCACACTGCCTCGTACGGAGGATCATCCCTGCGCAAA GTGTGGCCACAAAGAAGCCGTGTTCTTCCAGTCTCACAGCGCTCGAGCTGAG GACGCCATGAGgctgtattatgtgtgcactgctcCCCACTGCGGTCATCGCTGGACAGAGTGA